One genomic window of Arachis stenosperma cultivar V10309 chromosome 10, arast.V10309.gnm1.PFL2, whole genome shotgun sequence includes the following:
- the LOC130955465 gene encoding glycoprotein 3-alpha-L-fucosyltransferase A-like, whose protein sequence is MGLVQNLRGSRTESTHEGLPVSSVQSGLLPKRKCSNLMPLVVALVVIAEIAFLGRLDMAENAAMVTDFFYRSRAASVVDGADDLDFGLLVGRTNKKNSESESCEEWLEREDSVTYERDFNKEPVYVTGADQEWKSCAVGCKFGYDGDRTPDAAFGLPQPSGTASVLRSMESAQYYSENNLAMARRRGYKIVMTTSLSSDVPVGYFSWAEYDIMAPVKPKSESALAAAFISNCGARNFRLQALEALEKENIKIDSYGGCHRNHDGRVDKVETLKRYKFSLAFENSNEEDYVTEKFFQSLVAGTVPVVVGAPNIQDFAPAPGSILHIKEIQDVESVAKTMKYLAENPEAFNQSLRWKYEGPSDSFKALVDMAAVHSSCRLCIHLATTIREKEEKSPDFKKRPCKCTRGSETVYHIYVRERGRFEMESIYLRSNNLTLEALKNAILLKFRSLNHEPVWKPERPKVLSGGNELKVYKVYPVGLTQRQALYSFSFNGDADFTSHLESSPCAKFEVIFV, encoded by the exons ATGGGTCTCGTGCAGAACCTGCGAGGCTCGAGAACCGAGTCAACTCACGAAGGTTTACCGGTTTCATCGGTTCAATCGGGTTTGCTTCCGAAGCGGAAATGTTCGAATCTAATGCCTCTTGTGGTGGCACTTGTGGTCATTGCGGAGATCGCGTTTTTAGGGAGGCTCGACATGGCGGAGAACGCAGCTATGGTCACTGACTTTTTCTACCGGTCACGTGCTGCGTCCGTGGTGGATGGTGCTGATGATTTAGATTTTGGTTTGCTTGTTGGTAGAACTAATAAAAAGAATTCGGAATCGGAGAGCTGCGAAGAGTGGTTGGAGAGAGAAGATTCTGTAACGTATGAAAGGGATTTTAACAAGGAACCTGTTTATGTCACTGGAGCTGACCAG GAGTGGAAATCATGTGCGGTGGGATGCAAATTTGGTTATGATGGGGATAGGACACCTGATGCTGCATTTGGGCTACCTCAACCATCTGGAACAGCTAGTGTGTTACGATCGATGGAATCCGCACAATACTACTCAGAGAACAATCTTGCAATGGCACGACG GAGGGGATATAAAATTGTAATGACAACCAGTCTATCATCTGATGTTCCTGTTGGATATTTCTCATGGGCTGAGTATGACATCATGGCACCCGTGAAGCCAAAAAGTGAAAGTGCTCTAGCAGCTGCATTCATTTCTAATTGTGGTGCTCGAAATTTTCGGTTGCAAGCTCTTGAAGCccttgaaaaagaaaacatcaagattgATTCTTATGGCGGTTGTCATAGGAACCATGATGGAAGAG TGGACAAAGTGGAAACCCTGAAGCGCTACAAATTTAGTTTAGCCTTTGAAAATTCTAATGAGGAGGATTATGTAACTGAAAAATTCTTCCAATCCCTTGTTGCTG GAACTGTTCCTGTGGTTGTTGGTGCTCCAAATATTCAGGATTTTGCTCCTGCTCCTGGGTCAATTTTACATATTAAAGAGATACAAGATGTTGAGTCTGTAGCCAAAACCATGAAATATCTAGCAGAAAATCCTGAAGCATTTAATCAATCACTGAG GTGGAAGTATGAGGGCCCCTCTGATTCTTTCAAGGCCCTTGTGGATATGGCAGCCGTGCATTCATCTTGTCGTCTTTGCATTCACTTGGCCACCACTATCagagagaaggaagagaagAGCCCGGACTTCAAGAAGCGTCCTTGCAAATGCACTCGGGGGTCAGAAACTGTATATCATATCTATGTGAGGGAAAGGGGAAGATTTGAAATGGAGTCCATTTACTTAAG GTCAAACAATTTAACTCTGGAAGCATTGAAGAATGCTATTCTTTTGAAGTTCAGATCCCTGAATCATGAACCTGTATGGAAGCCAGAAAGACCTAAAGTTCTAAGCGGAGGAAACGAACTAAAAGTTTACAAAGTATACCCGGTCGGCCTGACGCAGAGGCAAGCACTTTATTCCTTCAGCTTCAACGGGGATGCGGATTTCACGTCTCACTTGGAAAGCAGTCCATGTGCCAAGTTCGAAGTCATTTTTGTGTAG
- the LOC130957076 gene encoding uncharacterized protein LOC130957076 codes for MRDRPTASLSKSQIEAFLSSAKSHRRTEENPTAGARPSLQPSTQQRLLESLLTTPPATSPPPVHPAAFLEPPPTSPRPTSPPQSTHQRFWSPPTTSPRPTSPPQVHPAAALEPTHPATDCSIQVHMEPEPSIQLFSAGSVLNDLNFSCLFIAGSVLVYC; via the exons ATGCGCGACAGGCCGACAGCTTCCCTCTCCAAATCCCAGATCGAAGCCTTCCTTAGTTCCGCCAAATCCCACCGCCGAACAGAGGAGAACCCCACCGCCGGTGCACGACCCAGCCTCCAGCCCTCCACCCAGCAGCGTTTGCTGGAGTCACTTCTGACCACGCCACCTGCGACCTCGCCGCCTCCAGTCCACCCAGCAGCGTTTCTGGAGCCACCCCCAACCTCGCCACGTCCGACCTCACCGCCTCAGTCCACCCATCAGCGTTTCTGGAGCCCACCCACGACCTCGCCACGTCCGACCTCGCCGCCTCAAGTCCACCCAGCAGCGGCTCTGGAGCCCACCCACCCAGCCACCGATTGTTCGATTCAAGTTCATATGGAGCCCGAGCCATCTATTCAG TTATTCAGTGCTGGTTCTGTGCTTAATGATTTAAACTTCAGCTGCTTGTTTATTGCTGGTTCTGTGCTTGTTTATTGTTGA
- the LOC130957077 gene encoding uncharacterized protein LOC130957077, whose translation MKPQLVSLIKNNCSYGGSPLEDPKQHISTFLRTCGVVNFEGVNHDTWKLSLFPLSLRDEAAQWLETMPQGSITSWDELVTKFLTKFSSSQQNIKMKEGIQPFIQGEEESLSKPWEKYKKVDDKEGFRAFYIGLTPETRRAVDYVLDSLFKATAAGQGTTELKNKRANNQHSPETPQNATSDEEIKNLEGMKAIMDQSKQLHQQTQQQLGSIARQIDFLHSTTVKAQFPPWKPHSYLGMKESQCQEQRDFNFNNQSHSSMPQHQSQNDAYIPPWRIQSNWKEGESQNQKPRDFNCNNPNFKNQHTNHSHNNNHQALPQHTHLQPQPTSPFAQNNSYQPPQLTQPQPFPTAPGTYVLETLMERFMKIQEMMAIEQEEIKKHQEMISKNQETVLRRLERQMEQLVQNLAELNERKGMLSPKSHEKEARLKEREVVEESKKSQLP comes from the coding sequence ATGAAGCCGCAACTCGTTTCActaatcaagaacaattgctccTATGGTGGAAGTCCATTGGAGGATCCTAAACAGCATATATCCACTTTTCTGAGAACTTGTGGTGTTGTCAATTTCGAAGGTGTAAATCATGACACCTGGAAGCTCTCGTTATTCCCCCTATCACTAAGAgatgaagctgcacaatggctCGAAACTATGCCCCAGGGCAGTATTACTAGTTGGGACGAATTGGTCACCAAATTTCTGACCAAATTCTCCTCATCCCAACAGAACATCAAGATGAAAGAGGGGATTCAGCCATTCATACAAGGAGAGGAAGAGTCATTGTCCAAACCATGGgaaaaatacaagaaagtaGATGACAAAGAGGGTTTCCGAGCATTCTATATAGGattaaccccagaaacaaggaGAGCAGTGGATTACGTCTTAGATAGCCTCTTCAAAGCAACAGCAGCTGGCCAAGGAACTACAGAACTCAAGAACAAGAGGGCCAACAACCAACACTCACCTGAGACTCCACAGAATGCAACTTCAGATGAGGAGATAAAGAatcttgaaggaatgaaggcAATCATGGATCAAAGCAAACAGCTACATCAGCAAACTCAGCAACAATTGGGGTCAATAGCTAGACAAATTGACTTTCTCCATTCTACTACAGTGAAGgcacaatttccaccatggaaacCACATTCTTATCTAGGAATGAAGGAATCTCAATGCCAGGAACAAAGAGACTTCAATTTTAACAACCAAAGTCACTCCAGCATGCCCCAACATCAATCTCAGAATGATGCGTACATCCCACCCTGGAGAATTCAATCCAACTGGAAGGAAGGCGAAAGCCAAAATCAAAAACCAAGGGATTTCAACTGCAATAACcccaatttcaaaaatcagCATACAAACCATTCCCACAACAACAATCATCAAGCACTACCCCAACACACACACCTCCAACCCCAGCCTACCTCACCATTCGCCCAAAATAATTCTTATCAACCACCACAGTTGACACAGCCACAACCATTTCCAACTGCTCCAGGAACTTATGTTCTGGAAACACTGATGGAAAGATTTATGAAAATTCAAGAAATGATGGCAATAGAGCAGGAAGAAATAAAGAAGCATCAAGAGATGATAAGCAAGAACCAAGAAACTGTACTTAGAAGACTTGAAAGGCAGATGGAACAACTAGTTCAAAACCTTGCTGAACTGAATGAGAGGAAGGGAATGTTGAGCCCAAAGAGCCATGAGAAGGAGGCTAGGTTGAAGGAAAGGGAAGTTGTGGAGGAAAGTAAGAAGTCTCAACTTCCATGA